In one Solanum dulcamara chromosome 1, daSolDulc1.2, whole genome shotgun sequence genomic region, the following are encoded:
- the LOC129880747 gene encoding cyclin-D3-3-like, whose translation MAHYHNQKLPFLLDSLYCKDETFQDFEVNPKSISLLNQDLIWGKEEFDSLLSKEQENQMYNLVINNPFLSVFRNEAIEWILEAVGFHNFSAQTAILAVNYLDRFLFSLQSQSEKPWMKQLAAVTCLSLAAKIEETQVPLLLNLQLEESSYLFEPRTIQKMELLVLSTLKWKMNPVTPFSFLDYFSRRLGLNDHICYELLRRCERVLLSTITDCRFMCHLPSAMAAATMLHVIDKLEPCIGEEYQEQLLGILGIVKDNVTDCYKLVQEVASNIDFYSNKRKFGALPGSPLGVLDVSFSSDSSNDSWAVAASVSSSPEPSSKKTRTHEKEK comes from the exons atggcTCATTATCACAATCAAAAGCTTCCATTTTTATTAGATTCTTTGTATTGCAAAGATGAAACCTTTCAAGATTTTGAAGTAAATCCCAAATCAATTTCTTTGTTAAATCAAGATTTGATATGGGGAAAAGAGGAATTTGACTCTTTGTTGTCTAAAGAACAAGAAAATCAAATGTATAATCTTGTAATAAACAACCCATTTTTGTCTGTATTTAGAAACGAAGCAATTGAATGGATTCTTGAAGCTGTTGGTTTTCACAATTTCTCTGCTCAAACTGCAATTCTTGCTGTAAACTACCTTGATAGGTTTCTTTTTAGCTTACAATCACAAAGTGAGAAGCCATGGATGAAACAACTTGCTGCTGTGACTTGTCTTTCTTTAGctgcaaaaattgaggagaCCCAAGTCCCTTTACTTCTAAATCTTCAA ttgGAGGAATCAAGTTACTTGTTTGAGCCAAGAACAATTCAGAAAATGGAGCTATTGGTACTTAGTACACTCAAGTGGAAGATGAATCCAGTAACCCCATTTTCATTTCTTGATTACTTCTCAAGAAGGCTTGGATTAAATGACCACATTTGCTATGAACTTCTTAGGAGATGTGAGAGGGTGCTTTTATCCACCATTACTG ATTGTAGATTCATGTGTCATCTTCCTTCTGCTATGGCTGCTGCTACAATGTTACATGTTATTGATAAGCTAGAGCCTTGCATTGGAGAAGAGTACCAAGAACAACTTTTGGGCATTCTTGGAATAGTCAAG GACAATGTGACAGATTGTTATAAGCTAGTCCAGGAGGTGGCTTCCAACATTGATTTCTACTCAAACAAACGCAAATTTGGTGCATTGCCAGGAAGCCCCTTAGGAGTTCTGGATGTGTCATTCAGTTCTGATAGCTCCAATGACTCATGGGCGGTGGCTGCATCCGTTTCTTCTTCTCCTGAGCCATCGTCAAAAAAGACTAGAACACACGAGAAGGAAAAATGA